One Primulina huaijiensis isolate GDHJ02 chromosome 5, ASM1229523v2, whole genome shotgun sequence DNA segment encodes these proteins:
- the LOC140977529 gene encoding protein RADIALIS-like 5, which yields MASNSSSWTKSQNKQFEKALAAYDKDTPDRWQNIARVVGKSVDEIKRHYEILVEDLKHIESG from the exons ATGGCATCAAACTCATCTTCGTGGACCAAGTCGCAAAACAAGCAATTCGAGAAGGCGTTGGCTGCCTATGATAAGGACACCCCCGATCGTTGGCAGAATATAGCTCGCGTTGTTGGAAAATCTGTCGATGAAATCAAAAGACACTACGAGATTCTTGTTGAAGACCTCAAGCACATTGAATCCG GGTAA